In the Uranotaenia lowii strain MFRU-FL chromosome 1, ASM2978415v1, whole genome shotgun sequence genome, AGTGAAGCTTCTAAAAGCTCGTCGAGCGGTACTGGGGTAAGAAAAACAGGTTCAGCAAAAGGTTGTTAAAGTATTAGCCGGTTGGGTTAGGTGATTGCACTATTTAAGCACTTTATAAGCATTTCCTTAGTTTTATACTAGCATAATTGCAATCTGAAATGAGCGTTAGCGATCAGGCATCGGGACCTATCCCATGCAACTGTGTTCAATTGCTACACTTACGGCACATGTGGCCATCAGCTTAGGAGGTATAAACATCattatgaaaactgaaaatacgagggatatttttaagaaaaaaaaaactaaaacatgcCTAAACtcttgatgtaattttacagttttgttaaTAAATCGGGAAATGTAGATTGGCGAAAAATTTAAGAGTTGTTAAAAATTATGCTTTTATCTAGAGGATCATGTAGTTGAACTTTGTGCCGGAATCTATGGATTCTAAGTGCTTCTGCATTTCTATTTGATTTACACTCACCATATATGAAACATTAATCATTGCTCTACTACTAAAGGCAATTTATTTTCTAGGACCATGTTTTGGCGGCATTTGCTCAAGCAGCAGCCGATAATTCTTCGGCGAGTGAATTTGCTATTTTAGCGGATACTGAAGAGTCGGATGATACGTCACAAGACAGCGATTTTACACCAGCTGATTATTGGCAATGTGTGAAATGTAAAAACAAACAGAACAATCCAATGTATCGATTTTGCGAACGTTGCTACCaggtaaaaatttgaattaatattttattagatTTAGATAAATATTAGAATATAATATATTATAATTATAGGCAGCCTACAATGGGGCTGATTCTGCGAAGCGCGTGACGAGGGATGACTCCCGCCTGATTCGAGAAACGAAAGGGTTCAATGCGTTTCGGAATTTATCCAAATGAAGCTTTCTATCTATCGTTTTTTCACCAACTTGAGTCAGGCGAACCGAGTGTCACACGCTACACAGAATAAGGGATACCTAATATCAATTGAggcgcttaggatcagaggAGTGCAAGTGCCGAAAcgatgatttcgagaaaacgggcctcgaaagttttttttctaaatcaaaattatcgaatcacTTTTTCTACTCAATTTTTGATGGAGTGTGTCTCAAGAGGTCTAAAATGAATGAttctgaaagaaaaaacaaagtttttgtaatttttaatgttaaatagCGAACTacttttttctgatatttttcacttgcacccttctgatcccaagaatgacacttgcacccctctgactcCAAGCAATATGATAGCATCCTTTTGGAAGCTACATATATGTAAcgagtatttgttttgtttttgtttaaggtacaccggggtaagtgtggacgggttttcgtatagttcaactttaaaaaattattgaaaaatcagtagcggagcaattttcataaaattacgttcaatgtgatgcagaacatgttgtttacaaacgctgaagagatgagctcgatagaagcaaagcgataaaagttatcacgtaaattgttatggactgctggtgtcttcacttaccccgctttatggggtaagtgtggacggtagattttccctttgatttctcaggaaattttccaaaaaaatgtgttttcttggttgaatacgttactttatggctcgaaccgtccaaaattttaaaaaaagttcatgatactatTAGTAAGGCAACTTTCAATAATCATTGtctgtaatttatgttgcaacacacgagattcgattttatcaaaaacacaaaacaaacaagtagtttacccaacttttcatgatacgaatgctaaatatagatGAATAATCCCATTCATGAAGGATGAAGGACAAAACATTGTAAATATCAAGTCTTTTTAAACCCGTCCACACTTAACCCAGGTAGGgtgttggagacaaaattttagttttttgtaaataaactcttttttctttatttttaaccgCCGTCTCTtgtcctaactggttgtttgtaATCtgaggattgtttcaatgtagagtttttcgtcgaGGGCCAGCTAGCTTAGGAGAagtttgcaattgaaaaagatgcacatcaactcgacatcgtagttgaaaatagaaaattcaaaaaaagtcgctgtaaacatccgttattgtctaaatcgtatctttttcacagttattggatagattacaagtaaattgaacattctgcattaaaagtttgaaaaaatagtgcacagtattgttttaatagccatcgtccacacataccccgcgtccacacttaccccggtgtaccttacacaTTTAATTTTCTGTGTTTTCGGGCTACAAATTTCCTTGCAACTCATAATGAACTAGGTTTGTAAGTTCCACTATCCTAATTcccagaatttgttgaaatctctcttttccTTTAATGGATGATACTCAAGAATACCTCAATATGTTCATTCCTTGGAATCAACTGTTTAGCTGGTCGCATTTTTTCCGGTAGAACCAACGTACGCTTCCCCTTGGTTTCGTAGCTTTTTCCGCAAGATGAGTTTCCAGACTGCCTGATTTCGTTGGCGTTTTTTGGGGTCTTGATGAATGGCCAGTGGACTCTCCAGAAGTGGACTCATTCTCGTTAGCAACTGCAAGCAGCAATTTCTGATTCTCCAGAAGAACCgtggatgtttaatttttctttttttagtctAATTCTACCAAGCCCCTTTCCTAAAATGTTAtgtaaatattctttaaaagacttaatgttattttttgtaaactaccTGTCGACAACGACTTATCTGAACTTTCCGAAGTCTCATTTTGTTCCGTGGGATAGTATGTGACATCATGATTAGAGCCtgtcaaaaatctgaatcctctGAGCCTTCATCCGAGAGATTTTTCTTAgatatatttgccaaaaaattattgttaagtgCGTTTCGTGTCTGCCTTTTAAATACTTATTAGTATAAGctaaatttgccataaaaacgaaacattttagaatttctcGTATAAAtaacaatgagaattttcatgCCGACGAAGTTTCACCTGAATCTATTTCCATCGCTTCtctattgtttattgtttattgtttaaaacatcaacggatcacatgttgatcctaatgattactaactaacaaattaaaattaatatcaacataAGACTTCACAATACTTcatacacttaaaatttttcttcggaatacgttccttgagacgtcgaagtcgaaatgttcggaaaaccgattaaaagtttttagaatgccgatgaaagcgctgttagcccctaattgttcaggcgaatcggaacgtagagctgcaggttctggtttcgtaatcctcggggtcgtacgctgagaggtatggcctccaacagttcggggcagtcgattctagatgttagaaggtccgctacaactagagcacgtgtagcatttcggcgtgcttgaagcgtatctaagcCTATGAGACGGCAGCGGCTTAcatagcttggtaaacgaaacggatcctgccagtttaagtgtcgtagagcgtaccgcaagaatcgccgctggatagcctcgattctttcagctacgttctggtagaaagggcaccaaacagctgaagcgtactcgagaatagaacgaactatgcaacaataaagacttttcaggcagtatacgtctttgaaatctttggccatacgaaacaagaatccaaggcttcgagaagctttgtcgacaacatagttcgtatgaatcttgaactccagccttcggtcgagaataacgcccagatcgttgatatggtccacccggatgatggtttggtctccgaggatgtactctgcatgaagaggatgccgcttacgggtaaacgatattaccgagcatttactgcggttcaagggcaagcagttgatatcgcaccagtgagcaaatGCGGTGAATTGCTGTTGGAGGAGGTTGATGTCCTCTTGGCCGTTTAtagtgtgaaaaagtttcaggtcatcggcataagcgagctttgtgccaccgaggagcgagagtacatcattaaaatagatcacgaaaatgatcggtcccaaatgacttccttgaggcactcctgaagaagcaacgaactgcctagaaaaggattcaccagtacgaacggataactttcgtcccattaagtaactccggaaccaatccagtagggaaccacagaagcctaaacgttcgagctttgcgattgcaatttcgtggttcaccttatcgaacGCAGCAGAGAGATCTGTGTAAATGGCATCTGTTTGACTTTTCTTGGCAAAGCTGTcctgcacgaacgatgtaaagCTCAGTAGGTTTGTAGTCGTGGATCTTTTACACCCaaattaatttagaaattttttctacgggatttttcacgtaaactaagattTTGTTGCATCCCATCGATTTTACGTGTGCCTGTAGTAATTTCTTTACTTCTACGTAACTAgcgcatgaatttcacgtaaagtctaagtgaattcatttcttttcatttttttagagCGTGgtgttttaaattcttattagaAAAGGGAATTGAcattcagttgatttttttagctGTAGTGAAggaaagcagattttttaatcGTTCTCAATCTTCCCTAGCAGAGAAAATGCATGTCATTTTAATTGGATTTAACTTGATCTCCTGGTAAGTGATAATGATgccaaattataattttctaaatgttttgttttttacagCCGTTGGAACACTTGTTCTTTGTTAGCAGTCCTACCGTATATGGGCTACATATGACTGTCCGGGTTCAACAGCGCATCGATCACGCAACTACGAACAAGGTAaagtattttgaattcaaattattaatttctcaTTCATGTATACTTTCTTTTCTCTACAGGAttcaacaaaccaaaaaaacgTTCCTGGAAGTGAAGTGTTTTAATTTCCTATAAAGTGTAGTGTAAGTGTAAATATTgggaaaataaagtttattccattgttaacttgttttgttttgaacattaaaaaaaaataaaaatacgaaaGTAAAAATCAACCTCAATTTCATTCGGGTATTAAAAACATCTCCCGTAGCATTCACGGCCACATCGCGTTGAACTTACTTGGAATTCACGTAAAATGTAGGTGCGCTCCATGAAGAACGAATTCTTATAGGGACGCGTTTACGTATTGATTTCGTagcatttacgtgaaaatcaattggatcaaaattatgtagtttttcacgtagccgctacgtgcagattattttgggtgtaggcaTGAACCCGTACTGATCGTTAGAGAAGTGatgcttgcaaaatgagaaaatgggaTCCAAAACAACTAGTTCAAACAATTTGGCGATCGCGCATAGAGCGGAGATTCCACGATAGTTGCTCACGTCTctcttatctccctttttgtggacaggaaacatgtGAGCTTCTTTCCACAATGAAGGAAAGATTCCGCcgtccagcgatgattgaaagatATGCCTGATAGGTGTCAGCAAagatggcataaaacgcttcagaaaggtagctggtataccgtccgggcccgtagaagatgaattttttagcttagctgtcGCTTTTAGGATGGCTGCATCGTCGACCAGAATACCATTCAAAGATGACCCTAGGGGTGATATATTCAGTACAGCTCTGGCCAGTTGCTCCGAGGAAATTCCCCCACTTGTGAAAATACTAGAAAATTTCTCggcaaaaagttcacaaatttctgGATCAGAATTCGCTGAGTCGCTGTCGAGGAACATGTAGGACGGAAGCCCTGGTtctttccgttgattttttacgtgcttccaaaaagatttcggactgGTCTTGAAATTCCTTTGTAACCGATTTAGATAATTCAAGTAGCTACGCTTACTGACTTTTTTATAAGCAGAGTTTAGTTTGCGGTATTCTCCCCTAGTGTAAGGGGATTTGTGCTTGTTGTAGTTTCGGAGTGCACGTTTCTTGGCCGTCTTCAGTCgccgcagttctttagtgacccagggagcCCGTAGATCAGTAGCTACcctacgtttcggaacatggcgATCAATAACGTAGTTAAGAATGTTCGAAAAAGTCTCAGCAGCTACATTTGGATCAGAAGGATCGAGCTCAACTTCCCATTCGATGGACTCAAGAACAAGAGATATAGTTTCGAAATCCacgttcttgaaatcttgatagaAGGATGCCGTTTTCTTCACTGGAGCATATCTTCTTGCAGCAGCGAAAGAGACCACTAAGGCTGGGTGATGTGGAACAGCTTTGACAAGGGGAGCGGGAGCTAAGTCAATCGTCGGAATCCAGAAACCTTCGTTAACGAAACAGAGGTCAAGCATACGTCCGTTTTCATTCTCGATATTATTTATCTGACGTAGAGTCGCTGTACTCAGGGCGTCTAAGTATATGCTAGAAGATGCCGAGAACGAAGAGTGCACAGGATCTGGAAACAGAAAGCCACTTCGAGAGGAGCACCATTTTAGACCGGGCATGTTGAAGTCGCCAATGATAAGTATGTCATCCTCAGGAGAGCAAAAGGAGCTGACTTTAGACAGGCAATGCGAAAAGGACTCTGCTAAAACCAGGTCGCCAGaacgatcaggaggcacgtacactacgcataGATAGAGTTTCCGATTACCGAGATCAATGCGGGTCCAAAGAATCTCCAGGTCGTCCCAGGAAACGTCTTCGATAAGCACAGCCGGGAGTTTAGATCTAACggcaagtaacactccaccaccaGTAGATTTTTTGCTGTTGAGGGGGCTACGGTCGCAACGAAACACTGTATAATCTGGGCCAACAATCTGACTGGAGAGGGTACGGTCATTAAGCCATGTTTCGGTAAAGGCAATGATATTGTAGCAGCAGCACGAAGTAGCAAGCAGATAATCGATCAAGCAGGTATTGACGCCACCCGTGTTCTGGTAGAAAATGCTGATAGAGTAGTCCGATTCAGATGCAGTACCGGGACGAAGATCGCTGAAAAGGCAGATTTCATCACGCGGAGAAGAACAGTCGACGATATCGTACTTGCCTGATAGCGCAAGCTGGAGAACCATCTTCCAAGTTCTCGCCATAGTGAAGTTTGCTACTTACTGTGTACTGTTTTTTTAACGTTGGGAGGCCTCAAAGCcactcgactcagtcgcgctgtttccagccagcgtcatcagccgtcccagccctgagttcgatttTGGCGATGAGGTCCTCCAGCCTACATATCCAGGCAAGTACTCATACCTTTCAAGAACTTTATCTCTGTGTGATAATATTTCACCCGAACGCAGACACCACGCAAACTACCGCTCATTCCCGCCTGCAAGTACCTCGGCCATTTCTTGGGTTTCAGCACCAGGACGCAGCGACGTTCGCTTTATGGAGACCccggagcccttcgactcagtcgcgctgtttcctgccagcgtcttcagtcgtcctggccctgagttcgttggTGGCGAGGGGGTTCTCCAGACCGCTCTCACAGGCAAGTACCCCGTTATGATGAGAACATCTTCCTCGTGTATCCAGTTTCCGATTCATCACAGATCAACCCCGCAAAATCATCTCGACTCCGCTACATCTACTGGGCCTccagcaccgggacgcaacgtatcAGGAACTACGGAGACctctgagcccttcgactcagtcgcgccgtTTCCTGCCAGCGacaacagtcgtcccggccctgagttcgtctgtggtgaaggggttctccagcctgcgaTTTCAGGCAAGTACGCTACTTTGAACTGTCCTCCTCCTCGTGATGGAATTTGCATTTCCAGGGATCTTCGTTCTCGCTCTGCATCCGATACATCCGAGCCCATCAATGTTTATTACCAGAACGTTGGTGGTATCAATTCCTGTCTGGTTGATTACCTCCTTGCCACGTCATGCTCCTGCTATGAAATCATCGCCTTTACAGAAACATGGCTAAATGACCGCACCTTATCCAGTCAAATCATCGGCCCAGATTATGCAGTGTTCCGTTGCGATCGAAACCCCCTGAACAGCAAAAAGTCAACTGGAGGCGGAGTTCTACTTGCTGTCAACTCTAGACTCCCGGCTCAACTCATCGAAGACAGTTCCTGGGACGATTTGGAGCTTCTTTGGGCCCTCATTGATCTCGTTGATCGGAAATTGTACTTATGCGTATtgtacgtgcctcctgatcgcTCTTGTGACCCGCTTGTAGCTGAGTCTTTCTCGCGGTGCCTATCCAAAGTAAGCTCAATCTGCTCTCCCGAAGATGACATACTTGTCATCGGTGATTTCAACATGCCTGGCTTGAAATGGTGTCCTTCCGATGGCGACTTTTTGTTCCCAGATCCTATGCGCTCCTATTTCTCGACTCCTTCCAACATCTTCCTGGACTCTTTGAGCACCGCGACTCTTCGCCAGATCAAcagctttgaaaacgaaaacggccgtaTGCTAGACCTCTGCTTCATAAACGAAGGCTTCAGGAATCCGACTGTTGATTTAGCTCCTGCTCCTCTTGTTAAAGCTGTTTCCCATCACCCAGCTTTAGTGGTCTCACTCGATGTCACTAGAGTTAACGCTCCTATAGAGGAAACCGCTCCCTTCTACCAGGACTTCAAAAACGTCGACTACGAAGCTATCTCACTTGTCCTGGATTCTATCGAATGGGAGAACGAGCTCGATATGTCTAATCCCGATGCAGCCGCTGcgactttttcaaatatactgAATCATATAATTGACcgccatgttccgaaacgtagcTTACCCTCCAACCCTCGAGCTCCCTGGGTCACTAATCAACTGCGACAACTGAAGACGGCAAAAAACCGTGCTCTTCGAAACTTCAGCAAGCACAAATCCTTCTGCACAAAGGAAGAATACCGCAAGCTGAACACGGCGTACAAAAAAAGTAGTAGGCGCTGCTACCAGAACTATCTCCACCGACTACAGCGTAATTTTAAGACCAACCCGAGATCTTTCTGGAAGTATGttaaaaatcagcggaaagaatcTGGGCTTCCATCTCAAATGTTTTTGAACGGCCACACAGCGAACACCGATCTTGAAATATGCAACCTCTTTGCTGAGAAATTTTCTAGCGTTTTCACAACTGGGTCCATTTCCTCAGAGCAACTGGATATGGCTGTAGGAAATATCACACCTCTAGACTCTTCCTTAAACGGTATTGCCTTCGATGACGCAGCCATTTTAAGGGCGACAgcaaagcttaaaaattcatcatctacgggtccggacgggataccagctatcTTCTTGAAACGTTTCATGCAACACTTGCTGACTCCCATCAGACATATTTTTCGAGCTTCGCTGGACTTCGCAACCTTTCCCTCGCtctggaaagaagcttacatgttccctgtTCACAAAAAGGGAAATAAGAAAGATGTgaacaactaccgcggaatatCAGCTCTTTGTTCGATAGCCAAACTGTTCGAATTGGTTGTtctggatccgattttctcgtcCTCAAAACAATACATTTCCAATGATCAGCACGGATTTCTGCCGAAACGATCCACAACAACAAATTTGCTGACttttacatcgttcgtgcaagaTAGCTTCACCATGAAGTCACAAACCGACGCCATCTATACTGATCTGTCTGCTGCTTTCGATAAAGTAAATCACGATATTGCTATTgctaaactcgaacgcttaggattctgtggttcCCTACTGGACTGGTTTCGAAGCTATTTAACGGGACGAAGGTTATCTGTGCAAACTGGAAATTACTTTTCAAGACAATTCTCTGCTTGTTCAGGTGTGCCCcagggaagccacttgggaccgataatttttgtcatctattttaacgatgttcTCACTCTATTGGACGGCCCAAAActtgcgtatgccgacgacctcaaacttttccacaccatcaatggccaagacgatatcgatctcttgcaaaggcagttcaacaccttcgctcactggtgtgacaccaactgcttgcctctgaaccacagcaaatgtgcggtcatttctttttctcgcaagcggTACCCTCTTCACGCAGAGTACACTCTTGGGAACGAAGTCATCgcccgggtggaccacatcaacgatctgggcgttatcctAGACCAccggctggagtttaagactcatacgaattacatcgtcgataaagcgtctagaagtcttggcttcttatttcgcgtaacaaaggagtttaaagatgtgtactgcctaaaaagtttgtattgcagcatagttcgctCAACGCTTGAATATGCATCTGCAGTTTGGTGCCCATTTTACCAGAACGGTGCTGAACGAatagaggctatccagcggcgtttcATACGTTATGCCCTGCGACACTTGAACTGgttagatccgtttcgtttacccagtTACGAAAACCGTTGCCGCCTAATTGATTTAGACACGCTTCAAATTCGTCGTAACGCTGCACGTGCTCTATTCGTAGCGGATCTCCTTGCGTCGAGGATTGACGCTCCCATGCTGCTGGAGGCTATTCCTCTCAGTgtgcgaccccgaggattaaggaACCAAAATCTACAGCTCTATGTTCCCATCCGGCTGAATAACTACGGAGCCAACAGCGCTCTTATTGGGATTTTGAGAACTTTCAACCGCTTCGCCGAGTACTTCGACTTCGACGCTTCAAGGACtactttccgaagaaaaattttaatggtttccagaactttgtagatttaactagtttttaactcattattttattaagttatcattaggatcaacatgtggtccgttgatgtttttacacaaataaacaaataaaccccttcgccacagacgaactcagggccgggacgactgttgacgctggcaggaaacagcgcgactgagtcgaagggctctgGGGTCTCCGTGGTTCCTaattcgttgcgtcccggtgctggAGGCCCAGTAGAAAACGCCGGATTTCCGAAGTCAGGAGTGTTTAGCTGGATGCATCTGTCGGAAGGCGGAAACTGACTACGCGAAGAAGATGTTCTTGTCGTAACAGGGTACTTGCCTGTAGGTGTGATCTGGAGAACCCCATCGCCTccaacgaactcagggccaggacgactgatgacgcaggCAGGAAGCAGCGCGACTGAgacgaagggctcaggggtctcccGAGGGCTCAAAACGATGCGTCCTGGTGACGAAACCCGAGAAGCAGTTGAGGCACTTGTAGACGAGATTTACTCTCTTTAATTGCCTTGCATAGGCttcttttcgcatttttgaaaagCGGCCTACGTTCGTCTCTCTCCATTTGAGTTCGTGCTCTCTGCATGTTTCGTCTAGCGCAAAGGCAGCTGGCATGCAAAATCGCGATTTCCGCAGTCCACCAATAAACTGGTGGATCTGGGTTTCTACGATTAGCTCTCCTCGTCATTGCTGCGTCACAAGCACGTGTGAGTACTTTCGTCAGGTTTTCCGCCGACAAGTTTGACAGGTTTTGCTCCCATTTCAAAACCTCGACAAAGACATTCCGGTCAAATTGTTTTGTCCTCAAGCGTCGTTCACTTGTCATTACCTGTCCTCTGACTGACTGTGCACTTTTACCCACACGATAACGAATCGCAAAGTGGTCACTATAAGTGTAGTCCTCGCTCACCCTCCAATTACTTGTCCATCTGGGACTAGCAAATGTGATATCTATAATGGATTCACGTCCCTCTGTATGGTAGGTTCTAGTATTACCTACGTTCGCCAGGTCCACATTCAGCCTTGCAAGTGCTTC is a window encoding:
- the LOC129748947 gene encoding uncharacterized protein LOC129748947 isoform X2 → MDKLIYICLAKESPARTIDSDEDFYNSLNEQETDFCHDSSDATETDSDSQFPENSEQSYAPIDTIATMEVLEYEVATASDSSEASKSSSSGTGDHVLAAFAQAAADNSSASEFAILADTEESDDTSQDSDFTPADYWQCVKCKNKQNNPMYRFCERCYQPLEHLFFVSSPTVYGLHMTVRVQQRIDHATTNKDSTNQKNVPGSEVF
- the LOC129748947 gene encoding uncharacterized protein LOC129748947 isoform X3, whose product is MDKLIYICLAKESPARTIDSDEDFYNSLNEQETDFCHDSSDATETDSDSQFPENSEQSYAPIDTIATMEVLEYEVATASDSSEASKSSSSGTGDHVLAAFAQAAADNSSASEFAILADTEESDDTSQDSDFTPADYWQCVKCKNKQNNPMYRFCERCYQAAYNGADSAKRVTRDDSRLIRETKGFNAFRNLSK
- the LOC129748947 gene encoding uncharacterized protein LOC129748947 isoform X1, giving the protein MDKLIYICLAKESPARTIDSDEDFYNSLNEQETDFCHDSSDATETDSDSQFPENSEQSYAPIDTIATMEVLEYEVATASDSSEASKSSSSGTGDHVLAAFAQAAADNSSASEFAILADTEESDDTSQDSDFTPADYWQCVKCKNKQNNPMYRFCERCYQPLEHLFFVSSPTVYGLHMTVRVQQRIDHATTNKVKYFEFKLLISHSCILSFLYRIQQTKKTFLEVKCFNFL